TTTTCGTCAGGTAGCGAACCACCTTCGTCGGAAACCGCGAATGCTTGGGGCGTGAAGAACATGCATACTGGGGTGGGCGAATGGTGCCTCGACTGGCACGGCAAATATTCGTTCGACGCGCAGACCGACCCAGTCGGCCCGGCCTTCGGCGTCGCCCGCGTGATTCGTGGCGGCGGGCTCGACCGCGAGACCACATTCTACGCACGCTCTGCCAACCGTGCCGGCTTGCCCCCAGATTTTCCGCCCTGCCCGCTTGAGGAATTGCAAATCGCCAGCCGCGCAGCCAATGCCGGAAAACACCCCGCAAACTCCGGGGAGAATCCCGAGCGTCATTCATTCCGCAAAACACCCAACCGCCACGGTCAGGGCCGCACCGGCTTCCGCATCGTGCTTGCGCCCCCGCCGGAATCTGCGCCAAAGCCTGCCGTTACGCCGCTCACCTCGCGCGCCGTCGTGCAATCCGGCGCAAATGCCACCATCGCACCAGACCCAGCACGCCCGTATTTTAGAAAACGCCTCCTGCTCCCCACCCCGCCGGAAAATGTCCGTACTTCCGAACTTGTCACTTTCCGCGCGCTCGGCTGGCCGCGGGCATTTCTCCGCCACCAGCATAGCCCTGCACTCATCGCATGCGACAACGGTGATTTGCTCGCCGTGTTTTTTAGCGCCTCCGCCGAGCATGATCCGGAAGTTGCGCTCATGGGGCTGCGTCTGCGCTTCGGCGCTGATCAATGGGATCCTCCGGACCAGTTTCTCGATATCCCCGACGTAAACGACCACGCACCGATGCTTTGGAACGACACCGGGCGTCTCTGGTTTTTCTGGGGCTTCAACAACTACGCCGCGGGGTTCCCCTTCCAATGGATGATGTCCGACGACCACGGCGCAACGTGGGGCACGATCAACTTTCCGCGCCTCCCCGATCCGGTCGGCCCACATTCCGCGCAACCTGTCACCAACGCTTTCCGCGATCGCCACGGCGTCATCAATGTTGCCTGCGATGGCCATGGATCTGTGTCGTTGCTCTGGCGCAGCGCCGACAACGGCGTCACTTGGGCCGACCCCGGCGGACGCACCGGCGGGCGGCACACCGCGTTTGTCGAACTGCGCGACGGACGAATCCTCGGCATGGGTGGCAAGAGCTCCAACATCGAGGGCTATATGCCGCGCTCGCTTTCTTCCGATGGGGGAAAAACATGGGCCGTCTCCAAAACCCCCTTCCCCGCGCTCGGCAGCAACCAGCGGCCTTCGCTCATCCGCCTCGCCAGCGACCGCCTCCTCTTCGCCTGCGACCTGCAGAGCGACAAGGGCAAGGCGCCTGCCTCCATCGAGAAGCGAGGCGCGCTCGTCGCGCTCTCCGACGATGAAGGCGAAACATGGGCAACCCGCATTCTCCCTGGTGTGCAATTGCACGAGAGGCCCGAACGTGCGGCGGCGATGGGAGGCGGCACACTTGGCTACTCTGTCGCGCGCCAGGCGCCGAACGGCATGATACACCTTATCACTTCGATGAACCAACCGTGCCTGCACTTTGAGTTCAACGAAGCATGGATCCTGCAATACGATATCGCCGCGCCCGCTCCCGATGCGAAGTTGCTGTGTTCAACGGCGTCGCACGTTCCGGTGGTGAAGGAATACACCGAGACCGACGAAGTCGGCCGCGTGCGCCTGCGCTACTCAGGCGGCATCGCCGATGACGGACGCTTCCTCCTACATGGGAAATTCCAATCCTTCCACGCCGACGGCACACCCGAATTCGAGGCCAACTACGCGCTTGGAGCCCTCTCTGGGCGTCAATCCCTGGGTCTGCCCGGCGGCATCCTGTCATGGACTCGTGAATACAAACAGGATGGATCCATGGAGTGGACGAACTACTGGCCCGATGGCTCCATCCGCACTCGCTCGACTTGGCGCGATCTCGCGGCCGACGGTCCGGCGGTTTTGTACGACCGCGTCACGAAAAAAGAAATCTACCGCGTGGAATTCGAGCGCGGTCGAGTGAAGTCGAAGAAAGGAAGTCCCGGCGAAAACTAAGCCGGCGTCTCGCATATGAAAATAACATCCATGCTCCCGTTCCGTCGTGCCTCGCTCGCCGCCACGTCATCTGTCGCGCTGACGCTTCCAGCCGCCACCGCGCAACCCGCGGAGCCACCACCCAACATTGTCATCATCCTCGCCGATGACATGGGCTGGAACCAGACCGGCTTCAACGGCTCCACGTGGTATGAGACACCCAACCTCGACCGCCTCGCGCGCAGCGGCGCGGTTTATACGCAGGCGTATGCCGCCGCACCCATCTGCTCTCCGACCCGAGCGGCTCTCATGACCGGCAAATGGCCTGCTCGCCTGCATCTCACCAACTTCATCCCCGGCAGTTCCGGCAAAGGCCGTCCGCTCGTCACGCCCGAGATGCAGCAGGGCCTCCCGCTCCCCGAAGTCACCATCGCCGAGCGGTTGCGCGACCGGGGCTACATCACCGGCTTGTTTGGCAAGTGGCACCTCGCTCCGGATTATAATTACAAACCCGGCCGTCCGATGGATCCCGAGTCGCAGGGATTCGATGTCGTGTTTCATACCCGAAAGCCCAGTGCGAAAAATGCCGACAAACCCGATGCGCACAATGTCGCCGCTATCACCGACCATGCACTGGAATTCATGCGGGGCAACAAGGACCGTCCGTTTTTCTGCTACATCGCACACAACGTCGTTCACACGCCTCTGACCGAGCAACCCGCGCTTGTCGCTAAATACGCCAACAAACCCGGTGCGGTCCGCCCTGAAAATCATCCGGTCATGGCCGCGATGATTGAACGCATGGACGCGCATATCGGTCGCATCCTCGACGAGCTCGATAAACTCGATTTGACGCGACGCACCCTCATCGTCTTCGCATCCGACAATGGCAATGTCATGTCCCTGCAAAGCCAGACGCCGTTTCGCGGCGGCAAGGCGACCGTGTGGCAGGGCGGCCTGCGCGTTCCGGCCTGCGTGAGCTGGGCCGGAGTCATCCCTGCCGGCGCGCGTTTCGACACCCCCGTCATCACGCAGGATCTGTTCTTCACGCTCACCGAGGCCGCCGGGTGCGACACCTCCGATGTGCCGGCCGACGGCATGAGCCTGCTCGCGCAACTCCGCTCCGGCATGCCGCTCGCGGCGCGCCCGCTATTCTGGCATTTTCCACACTACCACAGCCTCGGAGAATATCATCCCGCCTCAGCCATCCGCGACGGAAACCACATGCTCATCGA
This genomic stretch from Termitidicoccus mucosus harbors:
- a CDS encoding SUMF1/EgtB/PvdO family nonheme iron enzyme, which translates into the protein MKMLPIPAGLFVMGETNDTPAEAFTQGTHLKRGDWDEHPAHRVTISHPFYISEVEVTTEQFKKFRGTYTGNPDTQPYASGVSWHDAAAFCRWLSKREDKPYRLPTEAEWEYACRAGTTTLFSSGSEPPSSETANAWGVKNMHTGVGEWCLDWHGKYSFDAQTDPVGPAFGVARVIRGGGLDRETTFYARSANRAGLPPDFPPCPLEELQIASRAANAGKHPANSGENPERHSFRKTPNRHGQGRTGFRIVLAPPPESAPKPAVTPLTSRAVVQSGANATIAPDPARPYFRKRLLLPTPPENVRTSELVTFRALGWPRAFLRHQHSPALIACDNGDLLAVFFSASAEHDPEVALMGLRLRFGADQWDPPDQFLDIPDVNDHAPMLWNDTGRLWFFWGFNNYAAGFPFQWMMSDDHGATWGTINFPRLPDPVGPHSAQPVTNAFRDRHGVINVACDGHGSVSLLWRSADNGVTWADPGGRTGGRHTAFVELRDGRILGMGGKSSNIEGYMPRSLSSDGGKTWAVSKTPFPALGSNQRPSLIRLASDRLLFACDLQSDKGKAPASIEKRGALVALSDDEGETWATRILPGVQLHERPERAAAMGGGTLGYSVARQAPNGMIHLITSMNQPCLHFEFNEAWILQYDIAAPAPDAKLLCSTASHVPVVKEYTETDEVGRVRLRYSGGIADDGRFLLHGKFQSFHADGTPEFEANYALGALSGRQSLGLPGGILSWTREYKQDGSMEWTNYWPDGSIRTRSTWRDLAADGPAVLYDRVTKKEIYRVEFERGRVKSKKGSPGEN
- a CDS encoding sulfatase; protein product: MLPFRRASLAATSSVALTLPAATAQPAEPPPNIVIILADDMGWNQTGFNGSTWYETPNLDRLARSGAVYTQAYAAAPICSPTRAALMTGKWPARLHLTNFIPGSSGKGRPLVTPEMQQGLPLPEVTIAERLRDRGYITGLFGKWHLAPDYNYKPGRPMDPESQGFDVVFHTRKPSAKNADKPDAHNVAAITDHALEFMRGNKDRPFFCYIAHNVVHTPLTEQPALVAKYANKPGAVRPENHPVMAAMIERMDAHIGRILDELDKLDLTRRTLIVFASDNGNVMSLQSQTPFRGGKATVWQGGLRVPACVSWAGVIPAGARFDTPVITQDLFFTLTEAAGCDTSDVPADGMSLLAQLRSGMPLAARPLFWHFPHYHSLGEYHPASAIRDGNHMLIEWHEGALLGIGPAASLFDLSADEGQERDIAAENQALVLKLRAKLAQWQRDIDAQEMTVSPKAAAVLSSNPKK